aagcctgtagcttatcgggaagttacttaaatttcaattacacatTCGTGCCAGTCAACTCAacgtaaataaaaccgtttaaaaaagttgTAGCCCATAACCCACCTTTGTTTTCCGGAGACCAATAATTGCCTACATTTCTTTCCGGCTATCGCCGCTACAGGTGCCATTTATTAGAAAACCttcaaaattataattaaatactAAGATTAACATTTCAAAGTTATTCCTACCTATTttcaataatttgaaaattttcgcttaaaattaaaatacaaatttttattataaacatcATAAAGTGGATGCTTTCTCACTACTTTTTCAAAGTGTAGCCATTCTCCTGCTATAGCACATATACCCAAAAAATAACCAATAGCAAGCGCTACAAATGAGCTCCAGATTTTCGGTAAATCCATGACAGCCTCCTGTCGCGTACTCTCTTCGGCGGGTAGCTCTGCAATGGCATCCTGTAGCCATTTGGTAATGAGACCTTCATTTTTGTTGGTTTGCgatgtgacaaaaaaaaaaaatggaaataaaagtTAGAAGTGGTGTTTCCACGataataaattgtttttaataaatgaaGCGAATATGGTCGGCATGCCTGCGGTTTGGAAATTGTATGCTACCCCATACACAAGAAAGGTCTTACGTATTTTCCCTTATGGACTTAGATATGAAAGAAATAACTATTTCTATAATCTCTCACATCAAACAATCTGTATCTGCTGTTCTGAATATCGACAAACTAATCCGACTCCTGTTGTTCCGCATCGTGACAGCGCCTGTGGAGGGAAATTGTTGGCATACGCTATCATGCGAACATCGTTGTGGTAGCAAAATGTCAAGTGatataccgcgggtatattctgaccccctaacccgctggggcgttGTTTGTAAAAATACCAAAAATCAGCGATTACGTTCAATTACTCGTTCAAGTATATCATCATTCCGAATACGAAAACAGTAGTACGATCGCGTATGTTATAATCCGAAAACCATGTTTTTATAAGAGGAGTTATACGACCATGGATGTTAGTACTCCAAAGCTGGCTAGTTTCCAGTATATTAAGATTTATCGCTTgtacttcttcttcttcttgcagCGATAAAGACACAACCCTAAGAATTTGAGAATCATTAGCGATGATGATCGTGATGGCGATAATCCGGCaatttcgggaacgatttcaaGAAAGGTTTGACGGGGTGTGtggattttagtagcctcttatgTTAGCATGCCTACTGCGGTCCACTATCGGCCATGGATATCTCTCACCCCCTGCAAGAAGTGGTGAACGAACAGCGATTGCCTAGCCGACACGAACCCATTCCTTCCTAGAAGAGTACTCTATATTGTGTATAGAAGTAAAGAACTGTATATAGCCCGCTTCGTATCTTGCGCCAGTTTGAATCCCGTTCAGTCGTACTCTTGTTATGTCATTTATCGCTGCATGTTCACAGTGATGTTATATCCCCAAATTCGATTCGCTCCACTTGTGAGACTTTTGGAGTTTCCTGAACTCACTGCGGTTGATATTCCTAAGCACGTTAGACTTTCCGCTTGTCCAATAACTTAGCCCCATACTTTAGTAATAGTAACACCAAGTTTCTCACGGGTAGGAGTGGTTGAATGCCCTAGAAAGTCatgctaataccttaatggtgcctttTTTGGAACAAACCAGATAAATATCGCACAAAGGATCATCAAGATCTATAAAACTACCGAAAACCTTTGGGGAGTCTCCTCATTACGACATGAAGAGGAAGTATCGATCGAATGATCATTGTATATAATCCGGATCCCACCCAATTCATTCCGCGAAGGTTTGGCAAGCGTTAACAATGATAATGGTTCTGACTTGATTTCCGGTACTAAGTCTTATATGAGGCCAATCTCGTTCTAATTGCTCTAAAAGCTTCCACGACTTCGTTAACTACAAATATCCAGAAGAAAGTACGACAGAGCCCTTCCTTGAATGACACCCTTGATATTCATTAACATACAGAACTCGCACTCTTATGTTGCGTTGTCGACCCAATTACAAATCATGAAGCCAACTCAAGCAGCTATAGGACTCTGGGATCTATACTGTATAAGTACCCTGCAGATGGCCTCCTATTTAACATTATGGAAGGCACCCTCAATGTCTAGGAAATCTGACAGTATCTTCTCAGTTAATTCAATTTCGTCTGATATAATCCAGCCCTTGACTTGCTTCAAATCCCTACTAATGGTTTGGTATCGGCGTTGCTGTGCGGCATTCTTGTACCGATTAGGAAGGTTTTGGGGATccttatcgatgctgatggtcatTTGTCGGATATTGATCCGGTACAGTCTGGTAATTGAACACcaataaggtactagcccgaccacctctGAATCGATTTGAGATGGCCACGTTGAGCCTTTAAGGTCATCCAACAACATCCTTTCGTGAGGAatttgtggtcgccagagcctcgcctactAAACTAGGAGTcttcacgggtaggtgaggttaacaattgagTTCGAGAAGCTGTGAATTGAGCGAGATTCCTGGGAAGGCCAACATCGCGTTTAACTCTGCTACATGGAAGCAAGAACTGACGTTGAGCTCACTTCACTAGAAAGGATACTACAGATAAGCTATTTTACCCTCTTGACGAGCAGTAATTATCAGATGGGAGTATATGGTGAGCACATGGGAATGCCAATATTCTACGCTTTATTAGATGTATAAAATGGTTCAGATTGTGGTACTCCTAAAGGAAAGAATTTATTTCGTCACACAGCTAGTAAGAAAAATTGACCAACCAGCTTAAGTGGTAAGTCTGCTATGTCTTAATGATGCTATGTTTCTTAAAGCTtattgacgaagaaattgaatgCCTCCATAGACTTCCCTCTACCTCCTTCGCGCACTCTTTAGATTAAGAAACCACCCACTTACCTCCTTCACTTAGGCGTCGTAGGTATTTGTTCATATTCGGTTGTAGAGGTGAGTTCTTTTCCAATCCCAGCGCCACTGGCATTTGTATGACACATTGGTCCATTATATGCAATACGACCTCGGTGAATTGGTGCTCTTCACGCCGCTGAGCTCCCTTCATACGTAAATAACGCAGGAAATATTCGTTATCGAAGTAAGCATATTGACCCTTAGCAATGCGTTCGGTCTGAAAATATATGCCGATAAAATTAGATCGGACCAGAGTAAGTCAAGCTTTTTGTACTCACAACACTTTCAATATTATCCACTAATTCCATTTTATGTCCAATCTCCTGAGCAACTTCATCGAATGCCTCCACAAGTAATTGTTTGTTTTCATTAACCCAGGTAGCGCTAGTCACATAGCTTGCGGAGAGCTCTTCAAGCGTATCAATTGTGATGCtggaaaaggaaaaaatttaatcTTCCAAAGGACCACACAGATCATGTAACACTTATTCTGAACACATACCGCGCAGCTGGATTTGCTAAAATCGCTGTCAAGCTTGCTCTATAAATGACCGTTAGCAGACTACAATAAAGCCAATACCAACCGGTCAGCATACGCAAGCTCCATATGCGTGGTAGGCGTGGCAAAGACACGTACATTAACATGCTGTAGGTGAAGAGTAGACAATTTGCGTATTCATCGAAAAGATCGCTATCACGTTTAGGGAGCGCCTTCAAACGACTAAGGTAACGCCGAAAATTAACATCTCGGAAAAGTTTCGTATCAAAATTATGATGCGGACGTCAGAAGCCCTTACTACGCCACTCCGCCAAATTTAAGATGCGTCGTGGAATGCGACATTGACGTTGCAGAAGTATCGCGTGCAGGCAGGAAACCACATAGAAGACTGTGCCCACTATAAACAGGGAAAGTAGAACACCACCCCACATGCTGCCACTGGAGAGGGAGGGAAAAAGTTATAAGAATATCAGCTGCGAAGTGGAAGATCATTCTATCAAGGTGGCCAGCTCAAAATGACATTTCTAAGTAAATTTGTGAAGAACTTCTCATTTTAAAATCGGCAACCCGGATAGTGATCTCCAGCTCAATCAATAAACTTGCGCATGCTTTACTATTCTCTTACCTGAAAGGCTGTATGAGCGTTCGCCAACTGTCATCTTGTGACGACTCAGGCGTAAGGAATGTCAAACACTCGAAACTGTGAGGCCAAGTGAGATCCAACACCGCTGTATAAAGTTTGAACATGTGCAGATTTCCGATGGCAATGCGAGCACTTCGATTCGcctaaaaatgaaaaattgtttggTTATTCTCAAGTCACAAACAAACTCCTAGACACAATTAGATCGATGGTATGTTAACGGACAGCCAAGGGTCTCAGTACTAACGGGAACTATCGGGACGTCAACAGATGGGTGAGGTGCACAACGGTAGGGCAGCAATTGAGTAATGGGCGAACAAGAACGGCGTTTAGGCGACGGAGCGTGCCCCTCGGTACAGATTTCGGAGGGATGCGAGTGTTTGTGAAGATGCATTATGTCGTTGCGCGGTAGGTGCTCGTTTGGCGGGGTATTTTTCTACAAAGAGAATTGCGATGATTCGAACCCATGCGCTGAACATCACCCATTCGACATTcgtcttttttttttgtgaccaCTCGAGTATTTGAGTTCAAATATTGAGGCCCATTAAGCAATGTACtctcaatgttcgaaaaagccaTCGGCATATGATCTCGTCATTTAGTCAGGTAGTGTATGATTTGGTAGCTTGATAATCTGGTGACGATCTGTCCAATAAGCGAATGCATGGTGGTGGTAAACTCCAAAGTCCCTACAAAACAAAGCGCTCCGTTTTTACGTGACGAATCAAGCTAGGAAATCCGCATAACAGTTAACAGAGCTGCCTTTCTGCTACCGCTCTCAGAGAGCTTCTCTCCTGAAATATTGTGAGCGATCGATATTGGGATTAGGGGTTAGAAAACTATACCGGTTGCACGGTTAATTAGCAACAAGCATGTTGTGCCCGCTGTGTTGCCGGAAAAGAAACTGATCCAAGCATTTTTAGTCTGAAATTGCAGCTGAGTTATTAGCAGAATACCTCACCAGTCGCAAACAAGTGCACTAACCCACTACTCCCACATTGATTTGTTGTGGTAGCCGCAAAAATACTCTTTGAATGATATGATATGAGCTCTCCGCGCTCCACTAGTAGAACCTCTTGATACAATTTCGAACCGCCGCGGCAACGTTTTTTGGGCATATCCGACTTTTTGGTCTATGGATTTTAGTTTTCTCTTTCGACAGGAATATcttaccgcgggaatattcttaaCTCATTACACCGCTGGGTCTTCGGTTCTGGCCAAGTTAGAAGCTTTATCTGACAAAGTAGTACCAGCTCCAGACTTTTCATAACTGGAATACCCTCGTACGACCTCCAAATTACTGCCGAAAGGcaacttcttaaaaaaaaactttcggaGGTATTTCGATATCAGTTGTCCTGTCCCTTGAAACTGGGACCTCAACACTATCTCCTTACCACAAATGCCTTTGATCAAACCTATCGACACAAATTTGGATTTACTGCAAACCTTTTAGGTTGACTTAAATAAAATAGCACAAGCTTGTCATTCAATCTAAGGCTTTAAGTAATTataatcatacaaacacatttgtaCTCACCATAGCACCAAGTATACCCGAGTAACTGCCATTTGGCAGCTCTTTACCCCAGTGTTCCAAAGCAGCATCGCTTGTTTCATAAAAATTTGGCTTGAAGTTAAGTCTAACGCCAAGTGCTTTAACTATTTCCACTTCAAGGCCAACAAAACTCGTTTTATCTCCGCTACGTTTGACCATGGGTACATGCTCAAAGACTACGATGGGTAGAGAAACCCCTGAAAAATTATGAAGTTTACTCTACGTTATTGTGTATATAAGAGTTTACggtttggttaaaaaaaaaaaacctttcaaATTTGATGTTCGATCCTGATAGagtttattcatttttatatGTTTACCCTTCTCCCACATCATAAGACGCTTGGTCACCACTAACCCATTCAAGATGTCTGGATACGCAATGGTGCTAAGGCGAAAtctgaagaaaatattaaataaaatttagcgGCGGCATATAATTTCACAAATACTGGTATTCATTCAGCGTAGTTTTATATGTGTGAAAAGATCTAAAGTTTGGATAAAGAACTGTACCCCGAAGCTGAGATGGACAGATTCCAGCTTAGGATAAAGAACAGTCCCTCTATGTTTCGTTGTGTATGGGTTATTCGTTTTCCCGGTATTCCAAACGAAGCAAATTCTCTGGTCTACATGCTTCCTAAGGAGTAAGTAAGAAAAGAAATTCCGCTGAGTACCTCGATGAATTTAGATTGTCTAAAACATGGCATGTTACGTCAGTACTCCTcagtgctcctttttaatttttcctacaaattggccggacagtatctacttgttttatgccgactccgaatggcatctacaaggcaaatgagttttcactgagagcttttcatggcagaaatacactcggagtacttgccaaacactgccgaggggcaaccccgcttagaaaaattttcttctaattgaaaaaaacttgtttctaaaatttttatgttgctttgcacggggcatgaacccaggatccttggtgtggtaggcagagcacgctaccatcacaccacgttggccgccaATCCCTAAATACTTTGGGACAAATTGACTTAAGCGGCCCAGACCCGATGGGTCTTGCAGGCGCGGTATCTCTGAATAAGCTATTCGCTTGCTCATTCTTTTCAACTTCCCCTGTGACGCAGAACGCAGGCCAGCAATATATTCCTTTGCGTTCAATATTTTTTCGAAGGCAATCTTTTTTAGgatattacacaaaaaaaaagttaaagtaatTATTTGGCACGGCTACCGTAGTATTATTTAGGTGGaggctctcttccaatttgaacCGTGCTACTTTTTGACTTATATGTTATATGTCGACTACAACGTCATCTGTCGAAGAAGATTAAAATGCCGAGAAGCTTTTCTCCGCGTAACTGCTGCTGCTGCCAAAAGGCGACCCTGTCTTAGAAAACTCTTCCTAAGTATTTATATGTTAGTTGTCCCGTCACTTTAGTCGGGGACCTTTCGTTATCCAGGTCTGCCCATTTTCAATACATCACAGCGGGCACCGTGTACTCTTAACAATTTCATTCGAGATTTTAAGCCATGTTACAGGATGCTATAGTTTACAAAGCTCGCAAtttttgcataagtgggaccaTTTTTAGTATTactacatgttgttgttgttgtagccgctTTGGGGAGTCAAATGTTAGAGGAGTTTTGTTGATGCAGACAGTGCTTTGCCGAATATGAATCCGGTACGTCCCGGTATTAACAACATCTGTGTTCGGTTAGGGATTAGGTCAAGTAGATGTAACAACTTCAGTGGAGGCATTAATTCCAACTCCAACAATTCGCATCTGAGGTTATAAATTCTTGTCTATTCCTACCCAGGACGTGTATGGTTGGCGCTTAATCATTGTAGTGTCTGGGTAGAATACAATATTTACACGACTTCATTGTATAAGCCCAGATTTCTGTAGCATACATTTATATAGAATCAAGTTTCTTAGACTTGGGCTTGCTCCGCCGATATTTGCTTTTAAATGGCTCAAGTGCGCAATTTTATGTAATACCTTATTGTATGCACCTCGAAAGTAGGTAATTCGTAGTGCTGGGCGCTTATGGTTTCCCCTAAATTCATATTAGTGGTGGTGACGATCTTGTTTTTGAAGTCTATAAAAAAGTGCCTCCTTGTATGCTCCATTTGAGAAGAATCAATTAGAAGACGACTTGCCCATAAGGACCTCGTACAGATTAAATGTGGGTATAGTTTTACCAGAATTTTGCTCGACGACCAAAATAACTTCGTCGTATTAGAAGTCTTCTGGGACCTATGAAATTTGCAACCCAACACATGACGCCAGCAGTCAGTCTCCAGTATGAAAGCCCATAATGAGTCGATAATAATGATAAGATTAATATTACATGGTTCCCGAGTCGGCATAGTTCCAGAAGTTGCTAGTACTAGAACATACCGGTTGTATACCCGACAAAGGAATGGCACCATTTAAGTAGACCTTCGGGATGTGGTTTTGTGgttaacaacaataacaagaactttaaatgtattttttactTCAAATGTGACAATTAGGGATCCCTATCTACTTTCGGCGAAGTAGTCCCCCCCTATCTGGCGTGAAGAGTTATTGAGGaaagtttatttacaatttttttctgcaGAATAACTTTGCTTTTCGTTAGAGAATGAGACTTGATTTCTTCCAACCGGTAGCGAAAATTGTAGCTCCAAGTTACCTCAGGACTGTGCTTATGAACGCATCAACAAAATAGTAGTTCAGCATGATACGACTTCTGAATCTGTACATCCGATTTTACACATTTTAAAAGGACTGTGCTTATGAACGCATCAACAAAATAGTAGTTCAGCATGATACGACTTCTGAATCTGTACATCCGATTTTACACATTTTAAAAGCAAATATGACGACCTGATACATGTTTCTAACAGATCTTCTCCCCAGAAGATTGTTCATATGTTGACCAGTGTTTTGCAGGGTTTTTCTGTGTGTATTCTATTTGGACTTAGAGCTTTCTGAGCTGCCTGTGTGGGTATTCCATCAAGCCTGTACGCCTTCATAGTGCCAAAAAGACCCTCAGTGGTATTTGCGTACAATttattttatgaaatattttaagcGGCAGGGACTCAATTTTGAGCGAAACGCTAATGCATTATTTGAACCGGGTTTCCCGGAAGGACCCTAGGTAGTAAGAAAAGAACAATTGATATATTTTAACCCTATAACCGCGCAGAATCTCGTTTTTATTCAAACGGCATGTATTTgatttcattttacaaagttataccAGAAAGCACCAACagttatattttcaaaaatttcatattttggAGTTGTTTAACCCTTCATTGATCACtgattttttgaaattaaatcaaTGTTTTTGTCTTCTTCTTACACAGTTTTAGCTGAAGAGAATTGCAGTATTTTATTGGAAGAATTGTTTACTAAAATATCTTAACCCTTTAGCACCCACCTTCTTTTTTAACATTGAGACGATCTTTTCACAAAGAATTTAACTACGTGTGTCCAATTTCAATATTTCAATCATATAAGTAAGATGCACTCACATTTgttgtatacaaaattttgtttgaagCATGTTTTAACCCTACAGCGACACTAACTTTTTGAAACCGcacttttactttttaaataagGATGTCCTTATTTGTTCGGAAAGTTCaattgaaaaatttccaaaaattaatttattctgaactataaaaaatttgttgttcTTCTACCGGGAAGCTTTCTTCTTGAattcaattaaatatttattattaattaaaggaatcaatttttattcaacacacatatagtaataggagtaacattcctgccaaatttcatcatgatatcttcatcgacagccaaattacagcttgcaaaacttttaaattaccttcttttaaaagtgggcggtgccacgcccgttgtccaacattttactaattttctattctgcatcataaggtcggCGCAACTCAGTTGTTacagaaaataaaacacaaaactttTGTTAGCGATCCGTAGCGACGGAGGCGCTTAAAAactattttgtttatttgtcttCACTTGAACAACTGTCCTCAAAATATGCAAAATGCTAGTATTTATGCTAAAGTAGGAATATCAAATCTGGCGTGATGTTACCGTTAAATCGGCTGATTTCTTTTCATATGTTAGTCCATGTTATTACTATTTCTATCATAAAAAACTCTTAAACAATAACGAAGTTAACAAAAGAAgtagcatatgtatgtacatacatatgtacatgttagtataaagaaaatattaatgtTCGTATGAATGTATATGAAGTATAATAGAATGCAAGTTCAATGTTTGTTGATGCGAATGATAGAATTAGTGCAATAGAGGGTGGATTGCATATCCATATCATGTGTTCGTAGGTATTTACATTTGTTTGCACATACTCAGTGTTATTGATCTTCTGATCTGCTTTGATGGTAAAATTGAATTGCCGTAAACAAGTTATGACATACGCGTTTACTCAGACTTATTACCGACGTCTAAAACTGCAACTTTTGCCACTGGTCGATGAAGTACTCCAGACTTCGTTTGAATCATAACGCTCCGTACCTGTCCATCTTTAGCCGTTATAGTGTTAACAATTTTGCCTTTTGGCCAGCAATTTCTAGGCAAATCGGGATCGACTATCACCACAATATCACCAACACGAACGGGGGGTACTTTGCTGAACCACTTGCTACGCTTGGAGATGATAGGTGCATACTCTTTAACCCATCGCTGCCAAAATCGGTCTGCAAATTGCTGGGTTAAGCACCAACGCTGTCGTAAGCTATGTTCTTCGGAACAAATAAGCTTGTAACCGTCAGATGATCCAAGTAAAAGATGATTGGGGTGAAGCTTCGTCATCGCAACTGTCCAGTGAGACGTACGTAAGCGGTCGCGCATTTATGATGAACTCCACCTCATGCAGAGCATTTCCCAAACTCTCGTCATTAAAATTTGAAGAAGGCAGTATTTGGAAAAGTACATTTTTTACTGACCTTACTAGACGTTCCCATACTCCTGCCATGTGAGGGGTACTTGGAGGATTAAATGTCCACTTTATGTTTTCGAAGTGCGATgttatttctgtattttttttaatcgcgCAAATTATTTTATCTGATGCCTTGAAATTTGTTCCGTTATCTGTGAAAATCTCCCTTGGACATCCTCGTCGtgaaatgaaattttgtatggccATTATGCAGGAGCTCGTGTCTAGGCTGTGCGCTACCTCAATATGTACTGCCCGTAAGGTAAGGCATGTAAACAATACGCCCCATCTTTTTTCACGCCTTCTTCCAACGATAACCGATAGTGGACCAAAATAGTCGATGCCAACATAAGTGAAAGGTTTTTCAAAAGCCGCTAACCTGGCGACAGGTAGTGCTGCCATTTGTGGAGCTTGTGGAACAGCGACGGCGTTTTTACAGCTCTGACAACTTTTCCGCACCTCTTAGGTGACTTATGTGGTACTGTCCACGTAGATGATTTATTATTGACTCCTGCATCTGGTGATGAAAGCGATCATGTGTCCAACGCACTATTAAAAACGTAATATAATGGTTATTAGGTAATATTATGATTTCACTATTATTTAAATGTTCGATTCGACTTTTGCTTCGTAATATGTCGTTTTGATCTAAATAAACATTAAGTGAAATTAATTTGCTCGATTTCTCAAGAGGCTTACCCTGCTTTAGTAACTTTATTTCAGCACTAAATTCAGAATTCTGAGCATACCTGAATAGAAAGTTTTTTGCTTTTTGGATATGATCGAAGATGATCGAATTATTTTGTTATTTCGCTGCATTTGTGCGAAGTCGgtcgatatatataaaaaatgtagcCACAGCTCGGTAAAGCCTTTTCCATTCTGAAAAATATTCTATATTTAAATCGGGAtacttcatttcaattttcgtaGTATGCAGAGCATAATGCTTAATTTCAGAAACATCTATTGGAGCTTGTTCTACGTCGTCGAATTTCGGCCATGTTGTCGGATTTGACATTAAAAACTCTGGACCACTGAACCACGTTTGATATGCGTCCATTGCAGAGACCTTTGTTCCCAGGTCCGCCGAGTTCAATTTTGATGGTACCCATTGCCATTGCTTCGCATTTGTATCCTCGAGAATCTCCCCTATTAGGTGCATAACATATTGATGAAAATATTTGGATCCATACGAAGCCATCGCAAGACTGTTTTTGAGTCCGACCAATAAAACTTTGACGTTATTCCTATACAGTTGACTTTACTGACAACATTCGCTAGTCTGACCCCGATAACTGCAGCCTGCAACTCTAACCTTGGAATGGATAGAGGCTTTAACGGTgcgacttttgatttcgccgccactagtgttgttgttatattgtcaCCCTTTCGTACTCGCAGATAGCAAACAGTTGCGTATGCGCTTTCTCCAGCGTCAACAAAGGTATGTAATTGGACGTCATCTGCATCTTTCAAATGTATGGAGTAGCATCGCGGTATTTCGAATGCTGCAATCGACGGCATACAACTTTTCCATTCGCACCACTTTTCGTACAGCTTCTCGTTAAATGGTTCATCCCAAGAGATACCAGAGCGCCAGACATCCTGTAAAAGAATTTTTAGTCCTATGGTATAGCAACTTACAAAACCCAAGGGATCAAAAATGGACATTAAAACTTGTAAAGCCACCCTCTTTGTAGGTACAAGGGGCTGATTAATAACGTCACGACGAAGTCTTGCAAAGCAACATATGTATTTAAAACTGTCGCATGTGGGATCCCAAAACATTCCAAGAACTTTTGTTGTAGAGTCCCAATCCATAGCTGCTTAAACCGTAGCAGAGTTTTCATTGAGTTGCTGTAATACGTCTACTGAATTTGATGACCAACTTCGAAGTTCAAAGCCAGCGTTTTCGTGTATTCTTTGCACTTGTCGTGCTAGTGCCAAAGCGGATTCTGCATCCTCTGCGCTGTCGATATAGTCGTTCACGTAGTGATTATGTTTCACGGCTTCCACTGCACGAGGATATTCTTCGCTAAAGCTTTAGGCGCGTTTATCGCGAACAAAGTGGGCAATGCAGGGCGCGCAATTAAGTCCAAAAGTCATCGCTTGCATAACATATACGCTTGGCTTTTCAGAGTCATCAAGTTTATCATACCATAAAAATCTCTGAACGTGCATGTCGCTATTGCGAATGTTAATGCGGTGAAACATCTCCGCGATATCTCCGCATATAGCAACTCTACCAACTCTAAATGATAATAAAATCTCGACTAAAGAATTTAGCAAATCCGGGCCGCTAAGCAGAAAATCATTAAGTGAAATTCCATTTACCTTCGCAGCTGCGTCCCATACCATTCGAATTTTCCCTGGCTTGTATGGGTTAGTTACTATGAATATTGGCAAGTACCATATCTTACCACCTGGTGACGAAATTTCGTTGTCTGTAAGCTTCTTCGCGTATCCCTTCGCAATCAGGTTATCTATTTGGTTTTGGATAGTAGATTCCAATTTAGGGTCTTTAATGAATTTCTTGCTTAAACAATCTAGTCGACGTTTCGCATATGCATAATTATCAGGCAAAACGGCGTTACAATCACGCCATAATAATCCTATTTCGAAGCGGTTGCCAA
The DNA window shown above is from Eurosta solidaginis isolate ZX-2024a chromosome 2, ASM4086904v1, whole genome shotgun sequence and carries:
- the Ir68a gene encoding LOW QUALITY PROTEIN: glutamate receptor ionotropic, kainate glr-3 (The sequence of the model RefSeq protein was modified relative to this genomic sequence to represent the inferred CDS: substituted 1 base at 1 genomic stop codon) gives rise to the protein MMQNRKLVKCWTTGVAPPTFKRRFRLSTIAYPDILNGLVVTKRLMMWEKGKHIKMNKLYQDRTSNLKGVSLPIVVFEHVPMVKRSGDKTSFVGLEVEIVKALGVRLNFKPNFYETSDAALEHWGKELPNGSYSGILGAMANRSARIAIGNLHMFKLYTAVLDLTWPHSFECLTFLTPESSQDDSWRTLIQPFSGSMWGGVLLSLFIVGTVFYVVSCLHAILLQRQCRIPRRILNLAEWRSKGFXRPHHNFDTKLFRDVNFRRYLSRLKALPKRDSDLFDEYANCLLFTYSMLMYVSLPRLPRIWSLRMLTGWYWLYCSLLTVIYRASLTAILANPAARITIDTLEELSASYVTSATWVNENKQLLVEAFDEVAQEIGHKMELVDNIESVTERIAKGQYAYFDNEYFLRYLRMKGAQRREEHQFTEVVLHIMDQCVIQMPVALGLEKNSPLQPNMNKYLRRLSEGGLITKWLQDAIAELPAEESTRQEAVMDLPKIWSSFVALAIGYFLGICAIAGEWLHFEKVVRKHPLYDVYNKNLYFNFKRKFSNY